The Methanococcoides methylutens MM1 genome has a window encoding:
- a CDS encoding DUF2551 domain-containing protein — translation MASIRSKIKDRLEKFIELDVDGLRSYVLSLFLNLKKSTVDELHQTITKRYDVSRSAVASMVGYIHSKLGILRSHKESYKTPTVYSLKEEYADLLKSELSSKGIASS, via the coding sequence ATGGCATCTATTCGATCTAAAATAAAAGACCGCCTTGAAAAATTCATTGAACTGGATGTTGATGGACTGAGGAGCTATGTCTTATCATTGTTTTTGAATTTAAAGAAGTCTACTGTTGATGAATTACATCAGACCATTACCAAAAGGTATGATGTTTCCAGAAGTGCAGTTGCTTCGATGGTCGGGTATATACATTCAAAGCTCGGGATCCTCAGGTCGCATAAGGAATCCTACAAGACTCCTACGGTCTATTCTTTAAAGGAAGAATATGCTGATCTCTTAAAGTCAGAACTTAGTTCCAAGGGGATTGCCTCAAGCTGA
- a CDS encoding glycine betaine ABC transporter substrate-binding protein, with the protein MKSVTLILILLLTFSVAGCIEQADPNENKGASKKVTFGYVLWDGEVASTNVVKQVLEMKGYEVEAKAVDAEALYQGLAKGDIDFTTSAWLPVTQEIYWNQYGDQIVYVRHNLEGCRLGLVVPTYVEVNSIDELNANKEAFDSEIIGIDPGAGIMYNAVNAIEVYGLDYRLVPGSTASMTSELGRSIAVEEPIVVTLWSPHWAFSRWDLKYLDDSEKVFGYEDNVDTLTRMGLEEDMPGVYDVLTRFNWSHEDVQFVMLNMENGMSPEEAAAKWIENNPEKVNEWLDE; encoded by the coding sequence ATGAAATCTGTTACGTTGATCCTGATATTGCTGCTAACGTTTTCCGTAGCTGGTTGTATCGAACAGGCCGATCCGAATGAAAATAAAGGGGCTTCTAAAAAGGTAACTTTTGGTTATGTTCTCTGGGATGGGGAGGTCGCAAGTACTAATGTAGTAAAACAGGTGCTTGAGATGAAGGGTTATGAAGTCGAGGCCAAAGCAGTGGATGCAGAGGCGTTGTATCAGGGTCTTGCAAAGGGTGATATAGATTTCACAACATCTGCCTGGTTGCCGGTCACCCAGGAGATCTATTGGAACCAATATGGCGATCAGATAGTTTATGTAAGACATAATCTCGAAGGTTGTCGCCTTGGACTTGTAGTTCCTACATACGTTGAAGTTAATTCCATCGATGAGCTCAATGCTAACAAGGAAGCATTCGATTCAGAAATAATTGGCATCGATCCGGGTGCAGGTATAATGTACAACGCAGTCAATGCTATTGAGGTATACGGGCTCGATTACAGGCTTGTTCCGGGCAGTACGGCCTCAATGACCTCTGAGCTTGGCAGGTCTATTGCTGTTGAAGAGCCTATTGTTGTCACTCTCTGGTCGCCACATTGGGCCTTTAGCCGCTGGGACCTTAAGTATCTTGATGATTCTGAAAAGGTATTTGGTTATGAGGACAATGTAGATACACTTACTCGTATGGGTCTTGAAGAGGATATGCCCGGGGTATATGATGTTCTCACAAGGTTCAACTGGTCCCATGAGGATGTGCAATTTGTAATGCTAAACATGGAGAATGGCATGTCTCCTGAAGAGGCTGCTGCAAAGTGGATCGAGAACAATCCTGAGAAGGTAAATGAATGGCTGGATGAATAA
- a CDS encoding amino acid ABC transporter permease gives MDILQSYIGHIINVMPSLLQGAVITVEVTSLSVFFGTIIGIFMALGKLSKSKIFHYPSVVYIDFIRGTPLLVQILLFYYGIPGLISNVTGEPLRIDPILAGVVVCSINSGAYVAEIVRAGIQSIEKGQMEAARSLGMSHAQTMKDIILPQAFRRIMPPLGNEFIVLLKDSSLLAVIGVPELLKSGQLYVATTFASFPVYIGVALVYLVMTLTISRLVHYSERRLGVGND, from the coding sequence GTGGACATTCTCCAATCATATATTGGTCATATCATCAATGTAATGCCAAGTTTATTGCAAGGTGCTGTGATCACTGTAGAAGTTACATCGTTATCAGTATTCTTCGGGACAATTATTGGCATATTCATGGCCCTTGGGAAATTGTCCAAATCTAAAATATTCCATTATCCAAGTGTTGTATATATCGATTTCATAAGGGGAACTCCTTTACTTGTACAGATACTTCTGTTCTATTATGGAATCCCGGGACTTATCAGCAATGTTACCGGTGAACCGCTGAGGATAGATCCTATTCTTGCCGGTGTGGTGGTCTGTAGTATCAATAGTGGTGCTTATGTTGCAGAGATCGTAAGAGCAGGTATCCAGTCTATAGAAAAGGGCCAGATGGAAGCTGCACGTTCCCTTGGGATGAGCCATGCCCAGACCATGAAGGATATCATCCTGCCACAGGCATTCAGGAGGATCATGCCTCCTCTGGGTAACGAGTTCATTGTGCTTTTGAAGGATTCCTCACTTCTGGCTGTGATAGGTGTGCCTGAACTGCTAAAGAGCGGACAGCTCTATGTTGCTACCACCTTCGCATCGTTCCCGGTTTACATAGGTGTTGCACTGGTGTATCTAGTGATGACATTGACTATATCACGTTTAGTACATTATTCAGAAAGGAGGCTTGGCGTTGGCAATGATTGA
- a CDS encoding basic amino acid ABC transporter substrate-binding protein — protein MNKLTAFVAVLMLVAVVAFSGCTDNTTAEGGEVETATFIVGTEPTFPPFEMTDESGAITGFDIELIKAIAEDQGFEVEIQSIGFDALIPAVQSGNIDIIASGMTITEAREEQVDFSAPYIDAGLAIAVAADNSDVNSVDDLQDLVASVQIGSTGHEKAQELLDAGVLSEVKTFNTVDVVMMELVNGGADVVINDLPVTQAYMVQQPGTIKIAGEKLESESYGFAVRSGNEELLTMIDAGLQNVIEDGTYDEIQSKYFS, from the coding sequence ATGAACAAATTAACGGCATTTGTAGCAGTTCTCATGCTTGTCGCAGTTGTTGCATTCTCCGGTTGCACCGACAACACAACAGCTGAAGGCGGGGAAGTCGAGACAGCTACCTTTATTGTGGGAACAGAACCAACCTTCCCTCCATTTGAGATGACAGACGAATCCGGTGCAATTACCGGTTTTGACATCGAACTTATCAAGGCTATCGCTGAAGATCAGGGATTTGAGGTCGAGATACAGAGCATCGGTTTTGATGCACTGATCCCTGCTGTACAGAGCGGTAACATCGACATCATTGCATCCGGTATGACCATCACAGAAGCACGTGAGGAACAGGTTGACTTCAGTGCACCATATATTGATGCAGGACTTGCAATTGCAGTCGCAGCTGATAATAGCGATGTGAACAGTGTGGATGACCTTCAGGATCTTGTTGCATCAGTACAGATCGGTTCAACAGGTCATGAAAAGGCACAGGAGCTTCTGGATGCAGGTGTCCTTTCAGAGGTCAAGACATTCAATACAGTTGATGTTGTAATGATGGAGCTTGTAAACGGTGGCGCTGACGTTGTTATCAACGATCTGCCTGTTACCCAGGCATACATGGTCCAGCAGCCAGGAACCATTAAGATCGCAGGCGAAAAGCTGGAAAGCGAATCATACGGTTTTGCTGTTAGAAGTGGCAATGAAGAATTGCTTACCATGATCGATGCAGGTCTTCAGAATGTTATTGAAGACGGAACCTATGATGAGATCCAGTCTAAATACTTCAGCTAA
- a CDS encoding thioredoxin domain-containing protein codes for MLSQNEDARKPNRLIHEKSPYLLQHAYNPVDWYPWGDEAFRKAKEENRPIFLSIGYSTCHWCHVMEEESFENQEVADLLNNNFIPIKVDREERPDIDAVYMEVCQAMNGRGGWPLTIIMTPEKVPFVAATYIPRESIPGRIGLIDLLSQINGVWTDQPEKVEEQTSMVLSHFSAQTTRKPPEKGKINENTLYLAFKHLEDTFDEENGGFGNAPKFPSPHNLLYLLRYWHRSDDEKALDIVERTLKAMRAGGIYDHIGFGFHRYSTDSSWLVPHFEKMLYDQGMLAIAYSETFQVTHKPEYAQTVREIFEYVERDMTSPEGGFYCAEDADSEGVEGKFYVWDIDEIREVLGDPDADIFIDHFNIQESGNFLDESTHQQTGKNILHLKNSVTSVEKIADKYNITTEELESSIEKSRAKLFEVREKRIHPSKDDKILTDWNGLMIAALAIASRALGEKRYEEMARRCADFILTSTYMRTGLLSHLCTENAESVSDSPVFLDDHAFLIWGLIELYESTFETSYLNTALKLNEYLLENYEDVENGGLYQTSADSENLLFRKKEVYDGAMPSGNSVALSNLIRLGRMTGNPELEKKAHEMMESFSGTVSTIPIGYTHFLSGVNFILGSSSEVVIMGESDSDDSRMMLSAIDHEYLPNNVVIFRPNVTNGEAITRIAKYTENYSMKDNKATAYVCKGMQCNKPVNDPEEMIRLLKSNE; via the coding sequence TTGTTAAGCCAAAATGAAGACGCCAGGAAACCGAACAGGTTGATCCATGAAAAAAGTCCATACCTTCTTCAGCATGCCTATAACCCCGTTGACTGGTATCCGTGGGGAGATGAAGCATTCAGGAAAGCAAAAGAGGAAAACAGGCCGATCTTCCTTTCCATCGGATATTCAACCTGCCACTGGTGTCATGTAATGGAAGAGGAATCCTTCGAGAATCAGGAAGTGGCTGACCTTCTGAACAACAATTTTATTCCCATAAAGGTTGACAGGGAAGAAAGACCCGACATAGATGCTGTCTACATGGAGGTCTGCCAGGCAATGAACGGAAGAGGTGGCTGGCCGCTTACCATAATAATGACACCTGAGAAGGTGCCTTTTGTTGCTGCAACCTATATCCCGCGGGAAAGTATTCCGGGAAGAATAGGCCTGATTGACCTCCTGAGTCAGATCAATGGAGTCTGGACCGACCAGCCTGAAAAAGTAGAAGAGCAAACTTCCATGGTGCTTTCACATTTCTCAGCTCAGACCACCCGAAAACCTCCCGAAAAGGGAAAAATTAATGAAAACACACTATATCTTGCTTTCAAACACCTTGAAGACACATTCGATGAAGAGAACGGTGGGTTTGGAAATGCACCAAAGTTCCCTTCCCCGCACAACCTCCTATACCTGCTGAGATACTGGCACAGGAGCGATGATGAAAAAGCACTGGATATTGTGGAGAGAACCCTCAAAGCAATGAGAGCCGGAGGAATCTATGACCACATCGGTTTCGGATTCCACCGATATTCAACGGACAGCTCCTGGCTTGTCCCTCACTTTGAAAAGATGCTGTACGATCAGGGAATGCTGGCAATTGCCTATTCGGAGACCTTCCAGGTAACGCATAAACCTGAATATGCACAGACAGTCAGGGAGATATTCGAATATGTCGAGCGAGACATGACATCACCGGAAGGTGGATTCTACTGTGCAGAAGATGCCGACAGTGAGGGGGTTGAGGGCAAGTTCTACGTATGGGACATCGATGAGATCAGGGAAGTCCTTGGAGATCCTGATGCTGATATCTTCATCGATCATTTCAACATTCAGGAAAGTGGCAATTTCCTTGATGAGAGCACACACCAGCAGACCGGAAAGAACATATTGCACCTCAAGAACAGCGTGACCAGTGTTGAGAAGATCGCAGACAAATACAATATCACTACAGAAGAACTTGAAAGTTCCATTGAGAAAAGCAGAGCAAAGCTCTTTGAGGTACGTGAGAAGAGAATTCACCCATCTAAAGATGACAAAATCCTCACCGACTGGAATGGACTGATGATAGCGGCCCTGGCCATTGCTTCAAGGGCACTCGGAGAGAAGAGATACGAAGAGATGGCGAGAAGATGTGCGGACTTCATACTTACCAGCACTTACATGAGAACAGGCCTTCTTTCCCACCTCTGCACTGAAAATGCAGAGTCGGTATCAGATTCACCTGTATTTCTTGATGACCATGCATTCCTCATATGGGGACTGATAGAGCTTTATGAGAGCACTTTTGAGACATCCTACCTCAACACAGCACTAAAGCTCAACGAATACCTGCTGGAAAATTACGAAGATGTTGAAAACGGAGGACTCTACCAGACATCCGCTGACTCGGAGAATCTCCTTTTCCGGAAAAAGGAGGTCTATGACGGTGCAATGCCAAGCGGGAACTCAGTGGCCCTATCAAATCTGATCCGCCTTGGAAGAATGACAGGCAACCCGGAACTTGAAAAGAAAGCCCATGAGATGATGGAAAGCTTCTCAGGGACCGTTTCAACAATACCCATAGGATACACTCATTTCCTTTCCGGTGTGAACTTTATACTGGGCTCATCGAGTGAAGTCGTGATTATGGGAGAGTCTGATTCTGATGACAGCAGAATGATGCTTTCAGCAATTGATCATGAATACCTGCCCAACAATGTCGTGATATTCAGGCCAAATGTAACAAACGGAGAAGCTATCACCCGGATAGCAAAATATACTGAGAACTATTCCATGAAAGACAACAAAGCAACTGCTTATGTGTGCAAGGGCATGCAATGCAATAAGCCTGTCAATGATCCTGAAGAGATGATACGATTGCTCAAATCTAATGAATAA
- a CDS encoding cytochrome c biogenesis CcdA family protein produces the protein MALIPAFLADLFLSFTLGLLTPLTAVCVLPLYPAFLAYLSNQLSGEEKNKRLPLIFGLIISAGVILFMSLLGLIFTTLLQVSLTKVVGIISPIAFGVLFIISILLIIDYDIGKFLPRTNVGGDRNPFITAFLYGFFFGAIVVPCNPAFIAALFAKSLTSMGFVENFLNFVAFGIGISFPLLVFSALSTAKSKSIIRFLVKYKRKINLSAGIIMLVISTYYLIFVFRVVERLI, from the coding sequence ATGGCACTTATCCCTGCCTTTCTGGCAGACCTGTTCCTCTCATTCACATTGGGTTTGCTAACCCCGCTTACAGCTGTATGTGTACTGCCACTTTATCCGGCATTCCTTGCATATCTTTCCAATCAGCTATCAGGTGAGGAGAAGAACAAGAGGCTGCCTTTGATCTTCGGACTGATCATAAGTGCAGGTGTGATCCTGTTCATGTCCCTGCTGGGACTCATATTCACAACCCTTCTTCAAGTCTCGCTGACAAAGGTAGTAGGAATTATCTCACCCATTGCATTCGGAGTCCTTTTCATCATCAGCATCCTGCTGATCATAGATTACGACATCGGGAAGTTCCTCCCAAGAACAAACGTTGGTGGTGACAGGAATCCCTTTATAACCGCATTCCTATACGGGTTCTTTTTCGGTGCTATCGTTGTACCATGTAATCCGGCATTTATTGCAGCCCTTTTTGCCAAATCGCTTACAAGCATGGGATTTGTTGAGAACTTCCTGAACTTTGTAGCCTTTGGCATAGGGATCAGTTTCCCGTTGCTGGTGTTCTCAGCATTATCAACTGCAAAGAGCAAGAGTATCATCAGATTCCTTGTCAAATACAAGCGGAAGATCAACCTGTCTGCAGGCATAATCATGCTTGTGATATCGACATATTATCTCATATTCGTATTCAGGGTAGTGGAGAGATTGATTTGA
- a CDS encoding DUF3179 domain-containing protein: protein MISVTVLLATFMACIPASAEEATEGGIEKLPELTEMEEEMGIMLTEMGVKYIVDPNDIVSGGPPMDGIPSIDEPEYVTVDEADRWIEDNELVMALNHNGTKRVYPLQIMVWHEIVNDHIKGEPILITYCPLCGSGIAYERTINGEEVEFGTSGKLYNSNLVMYDRKTNSYWTQIGGQAIVGELTGMELEAISIETVVWRDWKVAHPDSEVLSQNTGFSRPYGNDPYGNYYENSILLFPVENSNTTIHPKTVIFGIELNDTFKAYREDDLIELGSIEDTIDGVEILVERDDVGIVTITNLETGEEIVKERDFWFAWYAFHPETELYLPEGVVPEPPEEKQDVPLGPIVPLLSVSIAFAVLRKITK from the coding sequence TTGATTTCGGTAACTGTCCTGCTGGCTACCTTCATGGCATGCATTCCTGCATCTGCTGAGGAAGCCACTGAAGGCGGTATCGAGAAGCTTCCGGAACTGACAGAAATGGAAGAAGAAATGGGAATAATGCTTACGGAGATGGGAGTCAAGTACATTGTTGACCCAAACGATATCGTTTCAGGCGGACCACCCATGGATGGAATACCTTCTATCGATGAACCTGAATATGTCACCGTTGATGAAGCCGACAGATGGATCGAAGACAATGAACTTGTGATGGCGCTTAACCACAACGGAACAAAGAGGGTCTACCCCCTGCAGATCATGGTCTGGCATGAGATAGTGAACGACCATATCAAAGGCGAGCCGATACTCATCACATATTGCCCCCTGTGCGGTTCAGGCATCGCCTATGAGAGAACTATCAACGGGGAAGAGGTCGAGTTCGGTACATCCGGTAAACTCTACAATTCCAATCTTGTGATGTATGACAGGAAGACCAACTCATACTGGACACAGATCGGAGGTCAGGCGATAGTGGGAGAGCTTACAGGAATGGAGCTTGAAGCGATCTCCATCGAGACCGTTGTCTGGAGGGACTGGAAGGTCGCACATCCGGATTCAGAGGTGCTTTCGCAGAACACGGGATTCAGCAGGCCTTATGGAAATGATCCTTATGGCAACTACTACGAGAACAGCATATTGTTGTTCCCGGTGGAAAATAGCAATACCACGATCCATCCAAAGACCGTGATATTCGGAATCGAGCTGAATGACACCTTCAAGGCCTACCGCGAGGATGATCTCATTGAGCTTGGTTCCATAGAAGATACGATCGATGGTGTCGAGATCCTGGTGGAAAGGGATGATGTGGGAATTGTCACCATAACAAATCTGGAAACAGGGGAAGAGATTGTCAAGGAAAGGGATTTCTGGTTCGCATGGTATGCATTCCATCCTGAGACAGAACTGTATCTTCCTGAAGGAGTTGTCCCTGAACCACCTGAAGAGAAGCAGGACGTACCATTAGGTCCGATAGTTCCGCTTCTTTCCGTGAGCATAGCTTTCGCTGTTCTGAGAAAGATTACAAAATAA
- a CDS encoding Hsp20/alpha crystallin family protein, giving the protein MTEKEHNDDGSVPLPMKELEEIVRSLIERIMDDMADEGFEKPAFYGFSVVYNGPDKAEEHTFSSIKVDENDFYVSKKGPVVECTEIDDKLHVTVDTGVEAEDVRFSASGSELDLQFETEEEVFTHHIELEPKVDPESSVMTCKNGIVEIVFRIADE; this is encoded by the coding sequence ATGACAGAAAAAGAACACAACGATGATGGTTCAGTTCCTCTTCCTATGAAGGAACTGGAAGAGATTGTCAGATCCCTTATTGAGCGTATCATGGATGATATGGCTGACGAAGGATTCGAAAAACCTGCCTTTTACGGTTTCTCCGTAGTATACAACGGACCCGATAAGGCCGAAGAGCATACATTCTCCAGCATAAAGGTTGATGAGAATGACTTCTATGTCTCAAAGAAGGGACCGGTCGTAGAGTGCACCGAGATCGATGATAAACTGCACGTTACAGTTGATACCGGGGTGGAGGCCGAAGATGTCCGGTTCAGTGCATCAGGTTCGGAACTTGATCTCCAGTTCGAAACGGAAGAAGAGGTATTCACACATCACATCGAACTTGAACCAAAGGTCGATCCTGAAAGTTCAGTAATGACCTGCAAAAATGGAATAGTAGAGATCGTGTTCCGGATCGCTGATGAGTGA
- a CDS encoding DUF2115 domain-containing protein, with amino-acid sequence MNTEDLLASLRKAARDIPMADIMKARAFMVRSASGLPKKYREAYSNELFSHLYNVFNEISRSKKPENIENIDPEEYEEFMRRLEEMGISEDKNQEYFNKLVRITAPYLVFIAKRPIHPIGMTFPGGDRVVEKDGIYYCPVKDKQNTVEVALCKFCICRDAEEMVKGSKWKMGL; translated from the coding sequence ATGAACACCGAAGATCTCCTTGCCTCACTTCGTAAGGCTGCAAGGGATATACCCATGGCAGACATCATGAAAGCGAGGGCCTTCATGGTAAGATCAGCTTCCGGGTTACCAAAAAAATACAGGGAAGCATATTCTAATGAGCTGTTCAGCCATCTCTATAACGTCTTTAATGAGATCAGCAGGTCAAAGAAACCTGAAAATATTGAGAATATCGATCCTGAAGAATATGAAGAATTTATGAGAAGGCTCGAAGAGATGGGAATTTCAGAAGACAAGAACCAGGAGTACTTCAATAAACTGGTCAGGATCACAGCCCCATATCTGGTGTTCATTGCAAAAAGACCCATACATCCCATAGGAATGACATTTCCCGGAGGGGACAGGGTAGTCGAAAAGGACGGAATTTATTATTGTCCTGTCAAAGATAAACAGAACACTGTAGAGGTTGCTCTCTGCAAATTCTGCATTTGCAGGGACGCAGAAGAAATGGTAAAAGGTAGTAAATGGAAAATGGGGTTGTAA
- a CDS encoding MFS transporter, giving the protein MEQNGCEPKKVRLFPLLLINFINTLGFGLVLPFLVFLVDRFGGNAIVYGFIGAMYPAFQLIGGPILGRWSDLHGRKKILFITQAGTLLSWIIFLLAFFTPVETLLEVNSAIFGAFIITIPLLILFIARSFDGLTGGNIAVANAYLADITEEKDRNRNFGKMSISTNLGFIIGPALAGLLSITMYGELIPVLAAALISLAGTIVIAIYLPESRQCTIKKPGKMGFREVIRIKNIPYMLLIYFLIFLGFNIFYTAFPLHAIKALQWSVADMGIYFSVLGIIMIAVQGPVLSQAVKRYSDAQLAIFGSIVLGTNFILLVTGNIALTYLAAFFFALGNGLMWPSILSIISKLAGKEHQGAVQGFASSFSSLASIVGLILGGFLYEILGGISFIIAAAIVYTVFLLSFRMLSFEREVQEEV; this is encoded by the coding sequence ATGGAACAGAACGGCTGTGAACCAAAGAAAGTGAGACTATTTCCTTTACTCCTTATCAATTTCATAAATACCCTTGGTTTTGGACTCGTTCTACCATTCCTTGTTTTTCTTGTGGACCGCTTCGGAGGGAATGCAATAGTCTATGGATTTATAGGTGCCATGTATCCGGCATTCCAGCTGATAGGGGGCCCCATACTCGGAAGATGGTCAGATCTCCACGGCAGAAAGAAGATACTGTTCATAACCCAGGCAGGCACATTGTTATCCTGGATAATATTCCTGCTTGCATTCTTCACTCCTGTAGAAACCCTTCTTGAAGTTAATTCGGCAATCTTTGGGGCATTCATAATCACAATACCCCTATTGATCCTGTTCATAGCCAGAAGCTTTGACGGACTTACAGGAGGGAACATAGCTGTAGCAAATGCCTACCTTGCCGACATAACAGAGGAAAAGGACAGGAACAGGAATTTTGGAAAAATGTCCATTTCCACGAATCTCGGATTTATAATCGGACCAGCACTTGCAGGACTGCTCAGCATTACAATGTATGGGGAACTGATTCCGGTACTTGCTGCTGCCCTAATATCTCTGGCAGGAACCATCGTGATAGCAATCTACCTGCCGGAATCCCGGCAATGTACAATAAAAAAACCAGGGAAAATGGGATTCAGGGAAGTCATCCGGATAAAGAACATACCTTACATGCTGCTAATATATTTCCTGATATTCCTTGGATTCAACATCTTCTATACAGCTTTCCCTCTTCATGCCATCAAAGCACTCCAGTGGTCTGTTGCTGATATGGGAATATACTTCTCAGTACTCGGCATCATCATGATAGCAGTACAGGGACCTGTACTTAGCCAGGCAGTGAAAAGATACTCAGATGCACAACTTGCCATATTCGGAAGTATTGTGCTCGGTACGAACTTCATCCTCCTTGTTACCGGAAATATTGCCCTTACATACCTGGCAGCCTTTTTCTTTGCACTGGGGAACGGACTTATGTGGCCTTCTATCCTCTCCATAATCTCAAAGCTTGCAGGCAAGGAACATCAGGGTGCAGTACAGGGCTTTGCCAGCAGCTTTTCGAGTCTTGCCAGCATTGTGGGACTTATTCTTGGAGGTTTCCTCTATGAGATACTCGGAGGAATATCTTTCATAATAGCTGCAGCGATCGTTTATACAGTATTCCTGCTGTCCTTCAGGATGCTTTCTTTTGAGAGGGAAGTGCAGGAAGAGGTTTGA
- the bcp gene encoding thioredoxin-dependent thiol peroxidase: MPKTSLTAGEKAPDLCLPDAEGNEVSLKDLNGKWVVLYFYPKDNTSGCSIEAMEFTKLKPDFEKEGAFILGVSKDNQKSHQRFIEKKELGITLLSDEDTELQQSYDVWHLKKMAGREYMGTVRTTFLIDPEGNIAKVWEKVKAKGHAMEVLEELRTIKGN, from the coding sequence ATGCCAAAGACATCACTTACAGCAGGGGAAAAGGCCCCGGATCTCTGTCTTCCGGATGCTGAAGGAAATGAAGTATCTCTGAAAGATCTTAATGGGAAATGGGTAGTTCTCTATTTCTATCCCAAAGACAATACATCGGGCTGCAGTATCGAAGCCATGGAATTTACAAAGCTCAAACCGGATTTCGAGAAAGAAGGTGCTTTCATACTTGGTGTTAGCAAGGACAACCAGAAATCACACCAGAGGTTCATCGAAAAGAAAGAACTGGGGATTACTCTTCTTTCAGACGAGGACACTGAATTGCAGCAGAGCTATGATGTGTGGCATCTGAAGAAGATGGCCGGAAGGGAATATATGGGTACGGTCAGGACAACCTTCCTCATCGATCCTGAAGGCAACATTGCGAAGGTATGGGAGAAGGTCAAGGCCAAAGGGCATGCAATGGAAGTGCTTGAGGAACTGAGGACTATCAAAGGGAATTGA
- a CDS encoding multidrug efflux SMR transporter, producing the protein MIGYLYLAAAIFFEICGTTCMKFSDGYANMLPTVLIFVFYGISFSIFPIALKTIDVSMAYAIWSGIGTAAITLIGIFYFKEPATAIKMVSIFVIMVGVAGLNLSDKLV; encoded by the coding sequence ATGATAGGTTATCTGTATCTGGCAGCTGCCATCTTTTTTGAAATATGTGGAACTACGTGTATGAAATTCTCAGATGGATATGCAAATATGCTGCCAACTGTTTTGATCTTTGTTTTCTATGGTATCAGTTTCAGCATATTCCCCATTGCACTGAAAACCATCGATGTGAGCATGGCCTATGCAATATGGTCTGGCATAGGAACCGCAGCTATCACACTCATAGGTATATTCTATTTTAAAGAGCCAGCTACTGCGATCAAAATGGTTTCCATTTTTGTAATTATGGTGGGAGTTGCCGGGCTTAATCTGAGCGATAAGTTGGTTTGA